The proteins below come from a single Myxococcota bacterium genomic window:
- the cdaA gene encoding diadenylate cyclase CdaA has protein sequence MIGYLWQLLVDFIEFIGTRFSWRDAIDIAIVAFAVYWLLLLIRGTRAVQILVGVIVLIALSLASQFFQFATTRWILDTFMGSAVLIIVVLFQHDIRRALARVGRFGFFLTPEHEESAMVEEVVRAAQILAQRRVGALMVIERESILSEQIEQGTRLDADVSKELLVSLFQTQSPLHDGAVILRDGRILSAGCILPLTLRQDLPDGVGTRHRAAVGVTEETDALVIVVSEETAGISIVLGGDMLRNLDGPHLRVVLQEILAGERKELPEEVDDVRRPLELAEAGGADRTSGSRA, from the coding sequence ATGATCGGCTACCTCTGGCAGCTCCTCGTCGACTTCATCGAGTTCATCGGGACGCGCTTCTCGTGGCGCGACGCGATCGACATCGCGATCGTCGCGTTCGCGGTCTACTGGCTGCTGCTGCTCATCCGCGGCACGCGCGCGGTCCAGATCCTCGTCGGCGTGATCGTGCTGATCGCGCTCTCGCTCGCCTCGCAGTTCTTCCAGTTCGCGACCACGCGCTGGATCCTCGACACGTTCATGGGCTCGGCGGTGCTGATCATCGTCGTGCTCTTCCAGCACGACATCCGGCGCGCGCTCGCGCGCGTGGGCCGCTTCGGCTTCTTCCTCACGCCCGAGCACGAGGAGTCCGCCATGGTCGAGGAGGTCGTGCGCGCGGCGCAGATCCTCGCCCAGCGCCGCGTCGGCGCGCTGATGGTGATCGAGCGCGAGAGCATCCTGTCCGAGCAGATCGAGCAGGGCACGCGGCTCGACGCCGACGTCTCGAAGGAGCTGCTGGTGTCGCTCTTCCAGACGCAGTCGCCGCTGCACGACGGCGCGGTGATCCTGCGCGACGGGCGCATCCTGTCGGCCGGGTGCATCCTGCCGCTCACGCTGCGCCAGGATCTCCCCGACGGCGTCGGGACGCGGCACCGCGCGGCCGTCGGCGTCACCGAGGAGACGGACGCGCTCGTGATCGTCGTGTCCGAGGAGACGGCGGGCATCTCGATCGTCCTCGGCGGCGACATGCTGCGCAACCTCGACGGGCCGCACCTGCGCGTCGTGCTGCAGGAGATCCTCGCGGGCGAGCGCAAGGAGCTGCCCGAGGAGGTCGACGACGTGCGGCGGCCGCTCGAGCTCGCGGAGGCGGGCGGTGCCGATCGCACGAGCGGGTCGCGCGCCTAG
- a CDS encoding CdaR family protein: MARRRYSNFRPGAMILSVLIASFLWAVSQGQANIEQLVAVPVELRQIPEDLVITDRNADALSLHLRGTAAALRNIDKKALVFPIDLSKSKRGTTTINVPNPPVELPRGVTTSQLAPSQLTVTLDSKARKSVSVKPDIEGEPAEGFRLKDLRVVPNRVWLAGARSQVLRLDEVVTEPVNLAGLSQSEEREVRLYLGGGRVWKEDDAPVRVVIEIEPVEPPPGEGGADARSGVAG, translated from the coding sequence ATGGCGCGTCGTCGGTACTCGAACTTCCGGCCCGGGGCGATGATCCTCTCGGTGCTGATCGCGAGCTTCCTGTGGGCCGTCTCGCAGGGGCAGGCGAACATCGAGCAGCTCGTCGCAGTGCCGGTCGAGCTGCGCCAGATCCCCGAGGACCTCGTCATCACCGATCGCAACGCCGACGCGCTGAGCCTCCACCTGCGCGGCACGGCGGCCGCGCTGCGCAACATCGACAAGAAGGCGCTCGTCTTCCCGATCGACCTCTCGAAGAGCAAGCGCGGGACGACGACGATCAACGTGCCGAACCCGCCCGTCGAGCTGCCGCGCGGCGTGACGACCTCGCAGCTCGCGCCGTCGCAGCTCACGGTGACGCTCGACTCGAAGGCGCGGAAGTCCGTGTCGGTGAAGCCCGACATCGAGGGCGAGCCCGCCGAGGGCTTCCGCCTCAAGGACCTGCGCGTCGTGCCGAACCGCGTCTGGCTCGCCGGCGCGCGCAGCCAGGTGCTGCGGCTCGACGAGGTCGTCACGGAGCCCGTGAACCTCGCGGGGTTGTCGCAGAGCGAGGAGCGCGAGGTGCGGCTCTACCTCGGCGGCGGCCGGGTCTGGAAGGAGGACGACGCGCCGGTGCGCGTCGTGATCGAGATCGAGCCCGTCGAGCCGCCGCCCGGCGAGGGCGGCGCGGACGCGCGCTCGGGAGTGGCGGGATGA
- the glmM gene encoding phosphoglucosamine mutase, which produces MSEVETAPPRPRRLFGTDGVRGTANVHPMTAPMALKLGQAIAHVFRGRGRRRVLIGKDTRLSGYMFEDALASGICSMGANVIQVGPMPTPALAFLTADMRCDAGVMISASHNPYQDNGIKFFGHDGFKLADELEARIEALVESGELDAATADPDEIGQARRIDDAEGRYVVFLKKTFPMDLELEGMRVVLDCANGAAYKVGPTVLSELGAEVFPIAVEPNGRNINRECGSTHPEKAASRVREVRADVGIAVDGDADRVILIDERGEQVDGDQVLALCARDLHERKELRGGGIVATVMSNLGLERFLAARGLGLERTQVGDRYVVEAMRAGGYNLGGEQSGHVVFTDYGRTGDGLMTALQVLAIMARSGRRLSDLASDFERFPQVLVNVAVASKRPLEELPGVQAAIRRVEAELAGRGRVLIRYSGTELKARVMVEGEDEARVREIAGDLADELRRSLGGV; this is translated from the coding sequence ATGAGCGAGGTGGAGACGGCGCCGCCGCGGCCGCGGAGGCTCTTCGGGACGGACGGCGTGCGCGGCACGGCGAACGTGCACCCCATGACGGCGCCGATGGCGCTCAAGCTCGGGCAGGCGATCGCGCACGTCTTCCGCGGACGCGGGCGGCGGCGCGTGCTGATCGGCAAGGACACGCGCCTGTCCGGCTACATGTTCGAGGACGCGCTCGCGTCGGGCATCTGCTCGATGGGCGCGAACGTCATCCAGGTCGGGCCGATGCCGACGCCCGCGCTCGCCTTCCTCACGGCCGACATGCGCTGCGACGCCGGCGTCATGATCTCGGCGAGCCACAACCCCTACCAGGACAACGGCATCAAGTTCTTCGGGCACGATGGCTTCAAGCTCGCCGACGAGCTCGAGGCGCGCATCGAGGCGCTGGTCGAGAGCGGCGAGCTCGACGCGGCGACCGCCGACCCCGACGAGATCGGTCAGGCGCGGCGCATCGACGACGCCGAGGGCCGCTACGTCGTCTTCCTCAAGAAGACGTTCCCGATGGACCTCGAGCTCGAGGGCATGCGCGTCGTGCTCGACTGCGCGAACGGTGCGGCCTACAAGGTCGGGCCGACGGTGCTGTCCGAGCTCGGCGCCGAGGTCTTCCCGATCGCCGTCGAGCCGAACGGCCGCAACATCAACCGCGAGTGCGGCTCGACGCACCCCGAGAAGGCGGCCTCGCGCGTGCGCGAGGTGCGCGCGGACGTCGGCATCGCCGTCGACGGCGACGCCGACCGCGTGATCCTGATCGACGAGCGCGGCGAGCAGGTCGACGGCGACCAGGTGCTCGCGCTCTGCGCGCGCGACCTGCACGAGCGCAAGGAGCTGCGCGGCGGCGGCATCGTCGCGACCGTGATGAGCAACCTCGGCCTCGAGCGGTTCCTCGCGGCCCGCGGGCTCGGGCTCGAGCGCACGCAGGTGGGCGACCGCTACGTCGTCGAGGCGATGCGCGCCGGCGGCTACAACCTCGGCGGCGAGCAGAGCGGCCACGTCGTCTTCACGGACTACGGTCGCACCGGCGACGGCCTGATGACCGCGCTCCAGGTGCTCGCGATCATGGCGCGCAGCGGTCGCAGGCTCTCGGACCTCGCGTCCGACTTCGAGCGCTTCCCCCAGGTGCTCGTCAACGTCGCGGTCGCGAGCAAGCGCCCGCTCGAGGAGCTGCCCGGCGTGCAGGCGGCGATCCGCCGCGTCGAGGCCGAGCTCGCGGGGCGCGGCCGCGTGCTGATCCGCTACAGCGGCACCGAGCTCAAGGCGCGCGTGATGGTCGAAGGCGAGGACGAGGCGCGCGTGCGCGAGATCGCGGGCGATCTCGCCGACGAGCTGCGCCGCTCGCTCGGGGGGGTGTGA
- a CDS encoding pyridoxine 5'-phosphate synthase, translated as MRNLIVSLDAIAGLAEASAGRASFDLGAAAALAELAGAGGVRIGLREDLRPIGEAEVLHLRRASRSLELRLPPSPGLLKPALEARPDRVVIAGESWESLGGATPLDLRTQAQAVQAMLRSLDDAAIPAVLVLAPSLDAVKAGHGLGARSVELYTGATVDLPRAERRAALEQLADATRLASKLRLGLSIGGALDDRSAPEVLEVAPSAERVAIGRAFAARALLVGVDRAVRDLRARVE; from the coding sequence ATGCGGAACCTGATCGTCTCGCTCGACGCGATCGCGGGCCTCGCCGAGGCGTCCGCCGGCCGCGCGAGCTTCGACCTCGGCGCGGCGGCCGCGCTCGCCGAGCTCGCCGGCGCGGGCGGCGTGCGCATCGGACTGCGCGAGGACCTGCGCCCGATCGGCGAGGCCGAGGTGCTCCACCTGCGCCGCGCGAGCCGCTCGCTCGAGCTTCGCCTGCCGCCGTCGCCCGGCCTCCTGAAGCCCGCGCTCGAAGCGCGACCCGACCGCGTCGTGATCGCCGGCGAGAGCTGGGAGAGCCTCGGCGGCGCGACGCCGCTCGACCTGCGCACGCAGGCGCAGGCCGTGCAGGCGATGCTGCGCTCGCTCGACGACGCGGCGATCCCGGCCGTGCTCGTGCTGGCGCCGTCGCTCGACGCCGTGAAGGCCGGCCACGGGCTCGGCGCCCGCAGCGTCGAGCTCTACACGGGCGCGACCGTCGACCTGCCGCGCGCCGAGCGGCGCGCCGCGCTCGAGCAGCTCGCGGACGCGACGCGGCTCGCGAGCAAGCTGCGGCTCGGCCTGTCGATCGGCGGCGCGCTCGACGACCGCAGCGCGCCGGAGGTGCTCGAGGTCGCGCCGTCGGCCGAGCGCGTCGCGATCGGCCGCGCGTTCGCCGCGCGCGCCTTGCTCGTCGGCGTCGATCGCGCGGTGCGCGACCTGCGCGCGCGCGTCGAGTAG
- a CDS encoding NAD(P)H-hydrate dehydratase, with protein sequence MRAAWPLATASEMRALDAHTIEHLGVPGEILMESAGRAVADVALAEWRALGRGDAEVLVACGRGHNGGDGFVVARHLHLLDVPVRAALLGGERAASGLRGDAAAAFARMRAVGVRCEGDRWRAPAAGVVVDALFGTGLSRALDGAAAAAVRRIARARAAGCRVVAVDLPSGLDADTGAALGACVEADVTVAIGLPKLGLALEPGRARAGRIFVARIGIADAAPGVGPLAFAPTRAAAGALLPPRPATGHKGSFGHVLVAAGSEGKTGAAALAARAAARAGAGLVTVACPAGLGDVMETLCLEAMTAPLADTARRGLAAAAEDALLALARERDVVALGPGIGREADTGDLVRAFAKRCERPLVLDADALFAFGDELERLRERGAPTVLTPHPGEAARLLGVRAADVNAGRVACARELARRSGAVAVLKGAPTVVAAPDGAIAVNPTGGPALASGGTGDVLTGAIAALVAQGADAFAAAVAAVFAHGLAGDRIGRRIGDAGLLAGDLADALPAALAALREAARDVASDRPVPGPPALLVAFPEPDRDARRRRRPRARVR encoded by the coding sequence ATGCGCGCGGCCTGGCCCCTCGCGACCGCCTCCGAGATGCGCGCGCTCGACGCGCACACGATCGAGCACCTCGGCGTGCCGGGCGAGATCCTGATGGAGAGCGCGGGCCGCGCGGTCGCCGACGTCGCACTCGCCGAATGGCGCGCGCTCGGGCGCGGCGACGCCGAGGTGCTCGTCGCGTGCGGGCGCGGCCACAACGGCGGCGACGGCTTCGTGGTCGCGCGCCACCTCCACCTGCTCGACGTGCCCGTGCGCGCCGCGCTGCTCGGCGGCGAGCGCGCGGCGAGCGGACTGCGCGGCGACGCCGCCGCGGCGTTCGCGCGCATGCGCGCCGTCGGCGTGCGCTGCGAGGGCGATCGCTGGCGCGCACCCGCCGCCGGCGTCGTGGTCGACGCGCTCTTCGGAACGGGGCTCTCGCGCGCGCTCGACGGCGCCGCCGCGGCGGCCGTGCGGCGCATCGCGCGCGCGCGCGCGGCGGGCTGCCGCGTCGTCGCCGTCGACCTCCCGTCGGGCCTCGACGCCGACACGGGTGCCGCGCTCGGCGCGTGCGTCGAGGCCGATGTCACGGTCGCGATCGGGCTCCCGAAGCTCGGGCTCGCGCTCGAGCCCGGGCGCGCGCGCGCCGGGCGCATCTTCGTCGCGCGCATCGGCATCGCCGACGCGGCGCCCGGCGTCGGGCCGCTCGCGTTCGCGCCGACGCGCGCGGCCGCGGGCGCGCTGCTGCCGCCTCGCCCGGCGACCGGGCACAAGGGGAGCTTCGGCCACGTGCTGGTCGCGGCCGGCTCCGAGGGGAAGACGGGCGCGGCCGCGCTCGCCGCGCGCGCGGCCGCGCGGGCCGGCGCCGGGCTCGTGACGGTCGCGTGTCCGGCCGGGCTCGGCGACGTGATGGAGACGCTCTGTCTCGAGGCCATGACCGCGCCGCTCGCCGACACCGCGCGCCGCGGGCTCGCCGCGGCGGCCGAGGACGCGCTGCTCGCGCTCGCGCGCGAGCGCGACGTCGTGGCGCTCGGGCCGGGGATCGGGCGCGAGGCCGACACGGGCGATCTCGTGCGCGCCTTCGCGAAGCGCTGCGAGCGCCCGCTCGTGCTCGACGCCGACGCGCTCTTCGCGTTCGGCGACGAGCTCGAGCGCCTTCGCGAGCGCGGTGCGCCGACCGTGCTCACGCCGCACCCCGGCGAGGCGGCACGCCTGCTCGGCGTGCGCGCCGCGGACGTGAACGCCGGGCGCGTCGCCTGCGCGCGCGAGCTCGCCCGGCGAAGCGGCGCCGTGGCGGTGCTGAAGGGCGCGCCGACCGTGGTCGCGGCGCCCGACGGAGCGATCGCCGTCAACCCGACGGGCGGTCCGGCCCTCGCGAGCGGCGGGACGGGCGACGTGCTCACCGGCGCCATCGCCGCGCTCGTCGCGCAGGGGGCGGACGCGTTCGCGGCGGCCGTCGCGGCGGTGTTCGCGCACGGGCTCGCCGGCGATCGGATCGGGCGCCGCATCGGCGACGCGGGCCTCCTCGCCGGCGATCTCGCCGACGCGCTCCCGGCGGCACTCGCCGCGTTGCGCGAAGCTGCGCGCGATGTCGCGTCCGACCGACCCGTCCCCGGACCTCCCGCGCTGCTCGTGGCGTTTCCCGAGCCCGACCGCGACGCTCGCCGCCGGCGCCGCCCTCGCGCGCGCGTTCGCTGA
- the tsaE gene encoding tRNA (adenosine(37)-N6)-threonylcarbamoyltransferase complex ATPase subunit type 1 TsaE produces MSRPTDPSPDLPRCSWRFPSPTATLAAGAALARAFAEAEAAGELDGPLVVALAGPLGAGKTQLAKGVGAGFGYAPGDLASPTFTIANGYPLPGGGELLHVDAYRLAGPEELRAAGFDDALEPGRVVVVEWPERVAGALPDDRLDIVLSLEAGAAGLVADAPVGDDSAPAGAPVAARRAEARARGRDAARVLVRMRSLLDAVRGAGRDEDGARDEPSADGRD; encoded by the coding sequence ATGTCGCGTCCGACCGACCCGTCCCCGGACCTCCCGCGCTGCTCGTGGCGTTTCCCGAGCCCGACCGCGACGCTCGCCGCCGGCGCCGCCCTCGCGCGCGCGTTCGCTGAGGCCGAGGCGGCGGGCGAGCTCGACGGGCCGCTCGTCGTCGCGCTCGCCGGCCCGCTCGGCGCCGGCAAGACGCAGCTCGCGAAGGGCGTCGGCGCGGGCTTCGGCTACGCGCCGGGCGACCTCGCGAGCCCGACGTTCACGATCGCGAACGGCTATCCGCTGCCCGGCGGCGGCGAGCTCCTGCACGTCGACGCCTACCGGCTCGCGGGGCCCGAGGAGCTGCGCGCGGCGGGCTTCGACGACGCGCTCGAGCCCGGCCGCGTCGTCGTCGTCGAGTGGCCCGAGCGCGTCGCCGGCGCGCTGCCCGACGACCGGCTCGACATCGTCCTCTCGCTCGAAGCCGGCGCCGCGGGGCTTGTCGCGGACGCCCCGGTCGGGGACGATTCCGCGCCCGCGGGCGCCCCGGTCGCGGCCCGCCGCGCCGAAGCGCGCGCGCGCGGACGGGACGCGGCCCGCGTGCTCGTGCGGATGCGTTCCCTGCTCGACGCGGTGCGCGGCGCCGGACGGGACGAGGACGGCGCGCGAGACGAGCCGTCGGCGGACGGTCGCGACTGA
- a CDS encoding aspartate kinase: MALVVQKFGGTSVGDPERIRNVARRVVETHRAGHRVVVCVSAMAGETNALVALANDVGGEQPSAREYDVLVATGEQKTIALLAMAIHRLGVDAQSFTGAQMGMRTDSDHARARIQSIDTEALRAVLDRGAIAVIAGFQGVDDEGDITTLGRGGSDTSAVAVACALGADVCEIYTDVDGVYTTDPRMCARARKLARVSFEEMLEMASLGAKVLQIRSVKFAMRYGLPIHVRSSFDASEGTWVVREEDLMEHMIVSGITFNRDEAKIRVLGVKDQPGVASRVFTPLSDAGIVVDMIIQNLGSDAMTDLTFTVPRGDFKRAFELARNAGRDIGARDVEGATDVAKVSLVGLGMRDHAGVASRAFRVLADEGINIQAITTSEIKISVLVDEKYTELAVRALHHAFIEEGVMEPRAE, translated from the coding sequence GTGGCCCTGGTGGTGCAGAAGTTCGGCGGCACGAGCGTCGGCGACCCCGAGCGCATCCGGAACGTCGCGCGGCGCGTCGTCGAGACGCATCGCGCGGGCCACCGGGTGGTCGTGTGCGTCTCGGCGATGGCGGGCGAGACGAACGCGCTCGTCGCGCTCGCGAACGACGTCGGCGGCGAGCAGCCGAGCGCGCGCGAGTACGACGTGCTCGTCGCGACGGGCGAGCAGAAGACGATCGCGCTGCTCGCGATGGCGATCCATCGGCTCGGGGTGGACGCGCAGAGCTTCACCGGCGCGCAGATGGGCATGCGCACGGATTCGGACCACGCGCGCGCGCGCATCCAGAGCATCGACACGGAGGCGCTGCGCGCCGTCCTCGACCGCGGTGCGATCGCGGTGATCGCGGGCTTCCAGGGCGTCGACGACGAGGGCGACATCACGACGCTCGGTCGCGGGGGCTCGGACACCTCGGCCGTCGCCGTCGCCTGCGCGCTCGGCGCCGACGTGTGCGAGATCTACACGGACGTCGACGGCGTGTACACGACCGACCCGCGCATGTGCGCGCGAGCGCGCAAGCTCGCGCGCGTCTCCTTCGAGGAGATGCTCGAGATGGCGAGCCTCGGCGCGAAGGTGCTGCAGATCCGCTCGGTCAAGTTCGCGATGCGGTACGGCCTTCCGATCCACGTGCGATCGAGCTTCGACGCGTCGGAGGGCACATGGGTGGTGCGCGAGGAGGACCTGATGGAGCACATGATCGTTTCGGGCATCACCTTCAACCGCGACGAGGCGAAGATCCGGGTGCTCGGGGTGAAGGACCAGCCCGGGGTCGCGAGCCGCGTCTTCACGCCGCTCTCCGACGCCGGCATCGTCGTCGACATGATCATCCAGAACCTCGGCTCCGATGCGATGACGGACCTCACGTTCACGGTGCCGCGGGGCGACTTCAAGCGCGCCTTCGAGCTCGCGCGCAACGCGGGGCGGGACATCGGTGCGCGCGACGTCGAGGGCGCGACGGACGTCGCGAAGGTGTCGCTCGTCGGCCTCGGCATGCGCGACCACGCGGGCGTCGCGTCGAGGGCGTTCCGCGTGCTGGCGGACGAGGGCATCAACATCCAGGCCATCACGACGAGCGAGATCAAGATCTCGGTGCTCGTCGATGAGAAGTACACGGAGCTCGCCGTGCGCGCGCTGCACCACGCCTTCATCGAAGAGGGTGTGATGGAGCCGCGCGCGGAGTAG
- a CDS encoding YhjD/YihY/BrkB family envelope integrity protein — MAAPPAELVDRARRFLFHDLWRVEVEDRSLATLPIRLLQFGYMVVEGFIRDELLLRASALTYIVSLSLIPLLVVVLSLLSALGMTSGLVEAAIDYLAIPGARETVLPYVQGVDLSGFGTLGAAILFVTTVLALRHGEHAVNEIWGVVAGRSWTRRFTDYLAILIVAPVLLTVALSLGPTLRSDPVVAWLLRFPAFEYAYALGLRYAPVVLLTLAFTFVYWFLPNTQVRVASAALGGVVASALFLIAQALYVDFNVGAATYSAFFGAAATVPLLLVWIYVSASVFLLGAEISFAHQNLATYRREVQGERPAPAEREVLGLCIALEVARAFRDREGYCTADDLADRLGVPVRPVREVMAALEREEILAPCTPDGREPGHQLGRPSEDVRVAEVLAALRGTPRLPNAAPAVGDTARVVEGVVGDLERAVAPVARETTLATLLGALEPRAPLAGREGVGA; from the coding sequence ATGGCCGCACCGCCCGCCGAGCTCGTCGACCGCGCGCGGCGCTTCCTGTTCCACGACCTGTGGCGCGTCGAGGTCGAGGACCGGTCGCTCGCGACGCTGCCGATCCGCCTGCTGCAGTTCGGGTACATGGTCGTCGAGGGCTTCATCCGCGACGAGCTGCTGCTGCGGGCCAGCGCGCTCACCTACATCGTCTCCCTCTCGCTGATCCCGCTGCTCGTGGTGGTGCTGTCGCTCCTGTCCGCGCTCGGCATGACGAGCGGCCTCGTCGAGGCCGCGATCGACTACCTCGCGATCCCGGGCGCGCGCGAGACGGTGCTTCCGTACGTGCAGGGGGTCGATCTCTCGGGCTTCGGCACGCTCGGCGCCGCGATCCTGTTCGTGACGACCGTGCTCGCGCTGCGCCACGGCGAGCACGCGGTGAACGAGATCTGGGGCGTCGTCGCCGGAAGGAGCTGGACGCGTCGCTTCACGGACTACCTGGCGATCCTGATCGTCGCTCCCGTGCTCCTGACGGTCGCGCTCTCGCTCGGGCCGACGCTGCGCTCGGACCCGGTCGTCGCCTGGCTCCTGCGCTTCCCCGCGTTCGAGTACGCCTACGCGCTCGGTCTGCGCTACGCGCCCGTCGTCCTGCTGACGCTCGCCTTCACGTTCGTCTACTGGTTCCTGCCGAACACCCAGGTGCGCGTCGCGAGCGCGGCGCTCGGCGGCGTCGTCGCGTCGGCGCTGTTCCTGATCGCGCAGGCGCTCTACGTCGACTTCAACGTCGGCGCGGCGACCTACAGCGCGTTCTTCGGCGCCGCGGCGACCGTGCCGCTGCTGCTCGTCTGGATCTACGTGTCGGCGTCCGTGTTCCTGCTCGGCGCGGAGATCTCGTTCGCGCACCAGAACCTCGCGACGTACCGGCGCGAGGTGCAGGGCGAGCGGCCGGCGCCGGCCGAGCGCGAGGTGCTCGGCCTGTGCATCGCACTCGAGGTGGCGCGCGCCTTCCGCGATCGCGAGGGCTACTGCACGGCGGACGACCTGGCGGATCGGCTCGGCGTCCCCGTGCGGCCGGTGCGCGAGGTGATGGCGGCGCTCGAGCGCGAGGAGATCCTCGCGCCGTGCACGCCCGACGGGCGCGAGCCCGGCCACCAGCTCGGGCGTCCGAGCGAGGACGTGCGGGTGGCGGAGGTGCTCGCCGCGCTGCGCGGGACGCCGCGGCTCCCGAACGCCGCGCCCGCGGTCGGCGACACGGCGCGCGTCGTCGAGGGCGTCGTGGGCGACCTCGAGCGCGCGGTCGCGCCGGTCGCGCGCGAGACGACGCTCGCCACCCTGCTCGGTGCGCTCGAGCCGCGCGCACCGCTCGCGGGCCGCGAGGGCGTCGGCGCGTAG
- a CDS encoding cysteine desulfurase family protein, with product MRIYLDHNATTPLRPAAREAMVAVLDGVFGNPSSTHADGAAARRVVEDAREQVASLVGAAPREVTFTAGATEANNTVLASLRDGSLPWRRLVTTRAEHPSVREPALALARAGLDVAWLDVDRDGRLDLAQLDAALAAGPPALVSVIAANNETGVVAPIDAIAERVRAAGAFLHTDVTQALGKIPVRALAAGAHWLSASAHKLGGPKGTGCLVAREGLGLPALLQGGPQERRARGGTENVAGIAGFGAACAEAERALPERALRDAALRDRLWSGLRARLERIAWNGAPDGDGRAPAAHALLPNTLSLEIEGAAADVLLEALDLEGIAVSTGAACHSGAIEPSHVLLAMGRSPERARSTLRLSVGEGNDEAQIDRAIATIAALAARARAALGGELGAAPGGARARAAGARA from the coding sequence ATGCGCATCTACCTCGATCACAACGCGACGACGCCGCTGCGACCCGCCGCGCGCGAGGCGATGGTCGCCGTGCTCGACGGCGTGTTCGGCAACCCGTCGAGCACGCACGCCGATGGGGCCGCCGCGCGCCGCGTCGTCGAGGACGCGCGCGAGCAGGTGGCGTCGCTCGTCGGCGCCGCGCCGCGCGAGGTGACGTTCACGGCCGGTGCGACCGAGGCCAACAACACCGTGCTGGCCTCGCTGCGGGACGGCTCGCTGCCGTGGCGGCGGCTCGTGACGACGCGCGCGGAGCACCCGTCGGTCCGCGAGCCCGCGCTCGCGCTCGCGCGCGCGGGCCTCGACGTCGCCTGGCTCGACGTCGACCGCGACGGGCGTCTCGATCTCGCCCAGCTCGACGCCGCGCTCGCCGCGGGCCCGCCCGCGCTCGTGAGCGTGATCGCGGCGAACAACGAGACGGGCGTCGTCGCGCCGATCGACGCGATCGCCGAGCGCGTCCGCGCGGCGGGCGCCTTCCTGCACACCGACGTGACGCAGGCGCTCGGGAAGATCCCGGTGCGCGCGCTCGCGGCGGGCGCGCACTGGCTCTCCGCGTCCGCGCACAAGCTCGGCGGTCCGAAGGGCACGGGCTGTCTCGTCGCGCGCGAGGGGCTCGGGCTGCCCGCGCTGCTGCAGGGCGGGCCGCAGGAGCGGCGCGCGCGCGGCGGCACCGAGAACGTCGCGGGCATCGCGGGCTTCGGCGCGGCGTGCGCCGAGGCGGAGCGCGCGCTTCCCGAGCGCGCGCTCCGCGACGCGGCGCTGCGCGACCGGCTGTGGAGCGGCCTTCGCGCGCGCCTCGAACGCATCGCGTGGAACGGCGCTCCCGATGGAGACGGAAGGGCGCCCGCGGCCCACGCCCTCCTTCCGAACACGCTCTCGCTCGAGATCGAGGGCGCGGCGGCGGACGTGCTGCTCGAGGCGCTCGACCTCGAGGGCATCGCGGTCTCGACGGGCGCGGCCTGCCACTCGGGTGCGATCGAGCCCTCGCACGTGCTGCTCGCGATGGGGCGCTCGCCCGAGCGCGCGCGCTCGACGCTTCGCCTGTCGGTCGGCGAGGGCAACGACGAAGCGCAGATCGACCGCGCGATCGCGACCATCGCGGCGCTCGCCGCGCGCGCGCGCGCGGCGCTCGGCGGAGAGCTCGGTGCGGCGCCGGGCGGCGCGCGCGCCCGCGCGGCGGGTGCGCGCGCGTGA